A stretch of the Neodiprion lecontei isolate iyNeoLeco1 chromosome 4, iyNeoLeco1.1, whole genome shotgun sequence genome encodes the following:
- the LOC107221891 gene encoding thiamine transporter 2 isoform X1, whose product MTWKKISLLLCVFGFLKEFRPSEPFVTEYLTGPWKNFTETQVTQEIYPVGTYSYMATLVAVFLVTDLVRYKPVIILCGITGSCTYITLILAQSIWEMEIVQFLIGLFLASEVAYFTYIYAKVSKLHYQEVTSYTRTAILLGRFTASVASQLTVSLNVLNYHQLNYLTLSALILATIWALFLPSVSQSIYFHRPMDAVSNESSAFENEVSRVEHAKGKRSHSQQNLQFEALNKNSSLTTKVKNAYYFLWNDFLAAYSNFYVLKWSIWWSFATCGYTQVINYVQLLWQDSLEGEDSVYNAGVEAVYTILGALTAFGVGKLRLNWPAIGEATLSIFALLQGSSLIVASQTYNIWLSYTIYVIFGLLYQAMITIASSEVAKNLSEDSYGLIFGVNTLIALLLQSLLTFVVTGKNVLALPIRAQYLVYGGFFITLGVVFFMIAVFTTVVRCKNGKRFLLWQPGETSDSS is encoded by the exons GTTACCCAAGAAATATATCCAGTTGGTACATATTCCTACATGGCAACATTAGTTGCTGTATTTTTGGTAACAGATTTGGTCCGTTACAAACCTGTTATCATACTATGTGGCATCACTGGAAGCTGTACATACATCACACTAATTTTAGCCCAAAGTATATGGGAAATggaaattgttcaatttttgattGGTCTTTTCCTTGCGTCAGAGGTGGCATATttcacatacatatatgcaaaGGTCAGCAAGCTGCACTATCAAGAAGTTACCAGTTACACAAGAACAGCAATTTTGCTAGGAAGGTTTACTGCAAGTGTGGCATCACAGTTAACTGTATCTCTTAATGTCCTGAACTACCATCAGCTCAATTACCTCACATTATCAG CACTAATACTTGCAACGATATGGGCATTATTTTTGCCGTCTGTGAGCCaatctatttattttcatcggcCAATGGATGCTGTTTCCAATGAATCCTCAGCCTTTGAAAATGAAGTTTCGAGAGTTGAACATGCTAAAGGCAAGCGGTCTCATTCTCAGCAAAATCTGCAGTTTGAGGCCCTTAATAAAAATTCCAGCCTAACTACCAAAGTTAAAAATGCATATTACTTTCTTTGGAATGATTTCTTAGCGgcatattcaaatttttatgtacTTAAATGGTCCATATGGTGGTCATTTGCTACATGCGGCTACACCCAAGTAATTAACTATGTACAGTTGCTGTGGCAAGATTCATTGGAAGGAGAAGATAGTGTCTATAATGCCGGTGTTGAGGCAGTTTATACAATCTTGG GTGCACTAACAGCATTTGGTGTGGGAAAGTTGAGACTAAACTGGCCTGCAATAGGAGAGGCAACATTGTCGATATTTGCATTGTTGCAAGGTTCTTCACTAATCGTCGCATCTCAAACGTACAATATATGGCTTTCATATACAATCTATGTTATCTTTGGATTATTGTACCAGGCAATGATCACTATCGCAAG CTCGGAAGTTGCTAAAAATTTGTCAGAGGACAGCTATGGGTTGATATTTGGGGTAAATACGTTGATAGCATTGCTTTTGCAAAGTCTGCTCACATTCGTTGTCACTGGCAAGAATGTTCTTGCTTTACCCATTAGGGCACAG TATCTCGTCTACGgtggtttttttattactctgGGTGTAGTATTTTTTATGATAGCAGTATTTACGACAGTTGTACGGTGTAAAAATGGTAAACGTTTTTTACTATGGCAACCTGGTGAGACTAGTGATTCTTCCTAA
- the LOC107221891 gene encoding thiamine transporter 2 isoform X2 produces the protein MEKFHRNAEVGSFQVTQEIYPVGTYSYMATLVAVFLVTDLVRYKPVIILCGITGSCTYITLILAQSIWEMEIVQFLIGLFLASEVAYFTYIYAKVSKLHYQEVTSYTRTAILLGRFTASVASQLTVSLNVLNYHQLNYLTLSALILATIWALFLPSVSQSIYFHRPMDAVSNESSAFENEVSRVEHAKGKRSHSQQNLQFEALNKNSSLTTKVKNAYYFLWNDFLAAYSNFYVLKWSIWWSFATCGYTQVINYVQLLWQDSLEGEDSVYNAGVEAVYTILGALTAFGVGKLRLNWPAIGEATLSIFALLQGSSLIVASQTYNIWLSYTIYVIFGLLYQAMITIASSEVAKNLSEDSYGLIFGVNTLIALLLQSLLTFVVTGKNVLALPIRAQYLVYGGFFITLGVVFFMIAVFTTVVRCKNGKRFLLWQPGETSDSS, from the exons aggTGGGTTCTTTCCAGGTTACCCAAGAAATATATCCAGTTGGTACATATTCCTACATGGCAACATTAGTTGCTGTATTTTTGGTAACAGATTTGGTCCGTTACAAACCTGTTATCATACTATGTGGCATCACTGGAAGCTGTACATACATCACACTAATTTTAGCCCAAAGTATATGGGAAATggaaattgttcaatttttgattGGTCTTTTCCTTGCGTCAGAGGTGGCATATttcacatacatatatgcaaaGGTCAGCAAGCTGCACTATCAAGAAGTTACCAGTTACACAAGAACAGCAATTTTGCTAGGAAGGTTTACTGCAAGTGTGGCATCACAGTTAACTGTATCTCTTAATGTCCTGAACTACCATCAGCTCAATTACCTCACATTATCAG CACTAATACTTGCAACGATATGGGCATTATTTTTGCCGTCTGTGAGCCaatctatttattttcatcggcCAATGGATGCTGTTTCCAATGAATCCTCAGCCTTTGAAAATGAAGTTTCGAGAGTTGAACATGCTAAAGGCAAGCGGTCTCATTCTCAGCAAAATCTGCAGTTTGAGGCCCTTAATAAAAATTCCAGCCTAACTACCAAAGTTAAAAATGCATATTACTTTCTTTGGAATGATTTCTTAGCGgcatattcaaatttttatgtacTTAAATGGTCCATATGGTGGTCATTTGCTACATGCGGCTACACCCAAGTAATTAACTATGTACAGTTGCTGTGGCAAGATTCATTGGAAGGAGAAGATAGTGTCTATAATGCCGGTGTTGAGGCAGTTTATACAATCTTGG GTGCACTAACAGCATTTGGTGTGGGAAAGTTGAGACTAAACTGGCCTGCAATAGGAGAGGCAACATTGTCGATATTTGCATTGTTGCAAGGTTCTTCACTAATCGTCGCATCTCAAACGTACAATATATGGCTTTCATATACAATCTATGTTATCTTTGGATTATTGTACCAGGCAATGATCACTATCGCAAG CTCGGAAGTTGCTAAAAATTTGTCAGAGGACAGCTATGGGTTGATATTTGGGGTAAATACGTTGATAGCATTGCTTTTGCAAAGTCTGCTCACATTCGTTGTCACTGGCAAGAATGTTCTTGCTTTACCCATTAGGGCACAG TATCTCGTCTACGgtggtttttttattactctgGGTGTAGTATTTTTTATGATAGCAGTATTTACGACAGTTGTACGGTGTAAAAATGGTAAACGTTTTTTACTATGGCAACCTGGTGAGACTAGTGATTCTTCCTAA